DNA sequence from the Malus domestica chromosome 06, GDT2T_hap1 genome:
tctgtcaaaagcaaaagtatcccatatcagcagggtcgaacgtactctagatttgatggacttgttttgaccctcaaattcttcagtcggccttatactctggaggaaaccagaaaaccctccagctcagttcaagaataagcctgtggaaagttacttcttcaaaagcaaaagtatcccatatcatctcttctcatttttcttctctttatccttcatgctgctgcaagatggggagaaggtgaacaatcagccggagctctgattgcttaccttgtctgtcacctctttcagcaaatcccctagctcggcgacttgggggactcctactacatggtttgtatcgcgcttgaccaagcctgaaactacaagtaagcttcaagtgaaattgatacattaccttgtgcatctccaccagttaaagataccacccctggatggaggaagagtacttccagagaagctgccacatctacctatgagacagataaggcaagtcaagatgataccacactccgatacttagaagtttcgtgattacgagatcattctcccacaatatttcctaatgtcatttgtactctaatgtcatttgtactaaatcattcacttgtactcactaaaggagagcttgaacctatgtacttgtgtaaacccttcacaattaatgagaactcttctattccgtggacgtagccaatctgggtgaaccacgtacatcttgtgtttgctttcctatctctatccatttatatacttatccacactaatgaccggagcaatttagcgaagatcacaaaaagcgaccgttttcgctacctaggatctatcttacaagagaacggagaattagatggagatctcaaccatagaatacgagctggatggatgaagtgtaagagtgcatccagcatgttgtgtgaccgtcgtaggccactgaagctcaagggaaaattttataagacggcaataaggccagcgatgttgtatggcacagaatgttgggcggtgaaacatcaacacgtacacaaaatgggtgtagcagagatgaggatgcttcgtgggatgtgtgggcacacgagaaaggataagattgagaatgaggatatccgaggtaaagtaggagtagccgaaattgaaggaaagatgagagaaaatcggttccggtgatttggacatgtgcaaagaaggccgactgacgctccggttcgaagatgtgactacgggacagaggttcagggccgaaggggtagaggaagacctaggaaaactttggaagagactctaagaaaaggcttagagtacttggatctaacggaggacatgacacaaaaccgagcgcaatggcgttctaggattcatatagccgaccccacttagtgggaaaaggctttgttgttgttgttgttgttgttgttgttgtttcgtTTTGTGTTCGCTCACCACTTTTCAACTGATTCTTTTGATTCAACTCTTATGATATATGGTTATTGGAAATCATTGGCATTGTCCCTTCAAGTTTGCATTGAGTTTTTTTTCTGGAAATGTATGAGTGGATTATGCTTTCAGTACGTGATATTAGTGGATTATGCATTCTGTACAGGATGGATATATTGTTGTTGAAACTTTCTGTTCGGTACACATCTATTGGTGCAGTTGGCTTGTGAAACGACAAATATCATAAAGGGGGGAATTAAGACTTTGAGAGTGGAATAGGGATTATTACTATGCCTTTACTACTCTGGCTGTAATTTTTGTGTGGTGGATTGGTTTCATCTTGTATTTCAAGGGGCATGTGTTCACTTTGCTTCTTAGTTTATGTGCGGAATCATTTCCACTTTAGAAGCTTATCAACAAGATTGATCTAGTTATAATGGGATGCTCAATCCATACAATTCCTGTGTTATTTGGGTACATGTTATTCATCTCTCTGAGCTCAATTGTTTCGCTATTTTGATAACTTCTTGTCACTGATGATTTTTTTCTCTGTTTTCTCCCCCGTATGCACACACCTCTCTCAACAGGTTCATCTGGTTTTGGTCAGAAGCCTGTGTTTGGAGCATTTGGGTCCAATCCTGCTCAAACAAGTCCTTTTGGAAGTACAACTCAAGCATCACAGCCAGCATTTGGGAGCAGTATATTTGGTTCCTCCACGCCATTTGGTGGATCAagtcagccagcatttggtgcTACCACCACCCCAGCCTTTGGTGCTACAAGTAGTCCAGCCTTTGGTGCTACCACCACCCCAAGTTTTGGTGCTACAAGCACCCCAACCTTTGGTGCTACAAGCAGTCCAGCCTTTGGTGCTACCACCACCCCAAGTTTTGGTGCTACAAGCACCCCAGCTTTTGGAGCTACAAGTAGCCCAGCCTTTGGTTCCACAACAAGTTCTACATTTGGAAGCACATGAGCTGCATTTGGGGTGTCAAGTTCTCCCTTGTTTGGATCTGGGGGAGCATATAGGGCTTCAAGCACTTCGGCTTTTGGTTCATCTAGCTCGACCTTTGGTACTTCAAGTAATCCAGCTTTTGGTGCTTCAAGTGCTCCTAGTTTTGGTTCATCCAGTACTCCATCTTTCAACTTTCTATCAACTCCCGCCTTTGGCCAATCAAGTTCTACATTTGGGAGCAGTATATTTGGTTCCTCCACGCCATTTGGTGGATCAAGTCAGCCAGCAGTTCGTGCTACCACCACCCCAGCCTTTGGTGCTACAAGTAGTCCAGCCTTTGGTGCTACCACTACCCCAAGTTTTGGTGCTACAAGCACCCCAGCCTTTGGTGCTACAAGTAGTCCAGCCTTTGGTGCTACCACCACCCCAAGTTTTGGTGCTACAAGCACCCCAGCTTTTGGAGCTACAAGTAGCCCAGCCTTTGGTTCCACAACAAGTCCTACATTTGGAAGCACATGAGCGGCATTTGGGGTGTCAAGTTCTCCCTTGTTTGGATCTGGGGGAGCATATGGGGCTTCAAGCACTCCGACTTTTGGTTCATATAGCTCGACCTTTGGTACTTCAAGCAATCCAGTTTTTGGTGCTTCAAGTGCTCATAGTTTTGGTTCATCCAGTACTCCATCTTTCAGCTTTCCATCAACTCCCGCCTTTGGCCAATCAAGTTCTACATTTGGTAACTGTATATTTGGTTCCTCCACGCCATTTGGTGGATCAagtcagccagcatttggtgcTACCACCACCCTAGCTTTTGGTGCTACAAGCACCCCAGCCTTGGTGCTACAATTAGTCCAGCCTTTGGTGCTACCACCACCCCAAGTTATTCATCTCTCTGTGCTCAATTGTTTCGCTATTTTGATCTCTCTGTGCTCAATTGTTTCGCTATTTTGATAACTTCTTGTCCCTGATGATTTTTTTCTCTGTTTCTCTCCCCCATATGCACACACCTCTCTCAACAGGTTCATCTGGTTTTGGTCAGAAGCCTGTGTTTGGAGCATTTGGGTCCAATCCTGCTCAAACAAGTCCTTTTGGAAGTACAACTCAAGCATCACAGCCAGCATTTGGGAGCAGTATATTTGGTTCCTCCACGCCATTTGGTGGATCAagtcagccagcatttggtgcTACCACCACCCCAGCTTATGGTGCTACAAGCACCCCAGCGTTTGGTGCTACAAGTAGTCCAGCCTTTGGTGCTACCATCACCCCAGCTTTTGGTGCTTCAAGCACCCCAGCCTTTGGAGGTACAACGAGCCCGGCCTTTGGTTCCACAACAAGTCCTACATTTGGAAGCACATGAGCTGCATTTGGGGTGTCAAGTTCTCCCTTGTTTGGATCTGGGGGAGCATTTGGGGCTTCAAGCACTCCGGCTTTTGGTTCATCTAGCTCGACCTTTGGTACTTCAAACAATCCAGCTTTTGGTGCTTCAAGTGCTCCTAGTTTTGGTTTATCCAGTACTCCATCTTTCAGCTTTCCATCAACTCCTACCTTTGGCCAATCAAGTTCTACATTTGGTAGCAGCCAATTTGCCGCTTCATCTCATTTTGGAGCACAGAGTTCTCCGTTTGGTGAGTATTCCCAATGCATATGGGTGGTGGtacattttgaaaaaaataaaatggtcCAACGAGATGCCTCATTCTGTTTTGTATCGTTGTAGTTGTATTATATTCTTATAATTTGTGATGCAGGAGCTCAATCAACAACATTTGGGAACATTGGTGCCTTTGGGCAGTCAGCTTTTGGGGGCTAGCAACGCGGAGGCAGTAGAGTGGTAGCATATGCTGCAACTCCTGAACCCGATGGTGGAACTGGGACTAGTGCTGCTGGGAAATTGGAGTCAATATCAGCAATGCCAGCATATAAAGAAAAAAGTCATGAAGAACTCCGCTGGGAGGATTATCAATTGGGGGATAAAGGTTTGGTTTCTAGTTATATCGTTTCAGTATCTAGGAACTTTTCTGCGTTTGTCAGCAATAATGACATTTGCTAAGttcaaaatgttatttttttttacttccaGGTGGTCCAGCCCCTGCTGGTGGGAGTGGGTTTGGCATTACTACCTCACAGCCAAACCCTTTGAATCCTGCACCGACATTCCCTCAAGCATCAAGTCCTTTTAATGCCACAACTTCATCTAATTTGTTTGCTCCAAAAACTTCATCCTTCACGAATACAGGCTTCACAACAACGTCTACACCAGTCAGTTCAGCAAGTTTTGGGATTTCTACTTCAACCAGTCCTTTTACACCATCACAACCTTCTACGGTTTTCCCTCAAACCTCATCTCCGTCTCTCTTTAGTTCGTCAAggtctgcatttttattttctgcATCTTCACCTTTTCCTTCCTCCACAACCTTCGGTGCTGCGTCGTCACGAGCTTTTGGAAAtactgttgtgctaggataacaCCAAaaccgttggaaccaactcaagctaacccacaggaaatttatcaaatgaaaatgcaagaacaaaatataaaagaacaccaagattttaacgaggttcctcaacagtcagtgtaactggagtacgtcctcggagcagtaggagctcacccaataatccactatcaaacaaatgggagttta
Encoded proteins:
- the LOC139196896 gene encoding nuclear pore complex protein NUP98A-like; amino-acid sequence: MHTPLSTGSSGFGQKPVFGAFGSNPAQTSPFGSTTQASQPAFGSSIFGSSTPFGGSSQPAFGATTTPAFGATSSPAFGATTTPSFGATSTPTFGATSSPAFGATTTPSFGATSTPAFGATTFGASSAPSFGSSSTPSFNFLSTPAFGQSSSTFGSSIFGSSTPFGGSSQPAVRATTTPAFGATSSPAFGATTTPSFGATSTPAFGATSSPAFGATTTPSFGATSTPAFGATIFGASSAHSFGSSSTPSFSFPSTPAFGQSSSTFGNCIFGSSTPFGGSSQPAFGATTTLAFGSSGFGQKPVFGAFGSNPAQTSPFGSTTQASQPAFGSSIFGSSTPFGGSSQPAFGATTTPAYGATSTPAFGATSSPAFGATITPAFGASSTPAFGAFGASSAPSFGLSSTPSFSFPSTPTFGQSSSTFGSSQFAASSHFGAQSSPFGAQSTTFGNIGAFGQSAFGG